In a single window of the Octopus sinensis linkage group LG1, ASM634580v1, whole genome shotgun sequence genome:
- the LOC118766215 gene encoding uncharacterized protein LOC118766215: MTKRNITSPFRFKSLLELQKHRAKVTLWKKLCLCFQREMKKAHLNLKFLTRERRFIRKLRQLQKHQRQMFLKLTREKLRELKRKSTRSKAVRKIDNTNLRKKILLKQSYKKYKATKFSDCPIDLEIS, encoded by the exons ATGACTAAAAGGAACATAACCAGCCCTTTCAGGTTTAAATCATTGCTAGAACTACAAAAGCACCGGGCAAAG gtAACATTATGGAAGAAACTTTGTTTGTGTTTTCAAAGGGAAATGAAAAAGGCgcatttaaatctaaaatttctCACACGAGAGCGACGATTTATCAGAAAATTACGCCAGCTGCAAAAGCATCAAAGGcagatgtttttaaaattaactcGTGAGAAATTACGAGAACTGAAACGTAAATCAACTCGGAGTAAAGCTGTTCGTAAAATTGATAACACAAATCTacgaaagaaaattttattgaaacaatCATACAAAAAGTATAAAGCCACCAAATTTAGTGATTGTCCGATTGATTTGGAAATATCCTAA